From a region of the Solanum stenotomum isolate F172 chromosome 2, ASM1918654v1, whole genome shotgun sequence genome:
- the LOC125857255 gene encoding uncharacterized protein LOC125857255, with amino-acid sequence MWRLYEGWNDILKIQKFRRIVSYTGFYCFVTVITYAYTNNTTRAGYSRADQFYASYPAGTELLTDTAKLYKAALGNVFEVEEWGPVEWCVLAKHFERQGKSPYAYHAQYMAHLASHGQLDGSG; translated from the exons ATGTGGCGGCTGTATGAAGGATGGAACGACATTTTGAAGATCCAAAAGTTCCGGAGAATTGTGTCCTATACTGGATTCTATTGCTTCGTTACAGTCATCACATATGCATACACCAACAACAC TACTAGAGCGGGGTACTCGAGAGCTGACCAATTCTATGCTTCGTATCCAGCTGGTACAGAGCTCCTTACTGACACAGCTAAG CTATATAAAGCAGCGTTGGGGAATGTTTTTGAAGTGGAAGAATGGGGACCAGTCGAATGGTGCGTCCTGGCTAAACATTTTGAACGTCAAGGAAAATCACCATATGCATATCATGCT CAATACATGGCACACCTCGCTTCTCATGGACAGCTAGATGGAAGTGGCTAG